One Fuerstiella marisgermanici DNA window includes the following coding sequences:
- a CDS encoding DUF4838 domain-containing protein has protein sequence MSVAVNGQAQLPIAVSPDAAGEVRVAAQELADTLSRISGGSFQLRTEPVEAAIFVGTLSDFPQLPFDTAFDLNADQRDQFLLRTFDKSLYLIGTTPAAVECAVWDLLHRQGYRLFFLTDTWEVVPQKATIDVALNTTVRPDYITRQAPRGAPWSDRELVRRWQKRNRMNSSFVLNTGHAYGGIRRRNKQAFAEHPEYFALVGDERPTGGDAKFCVSNPGLRKLVVADAVAQIKAKPTQDSISMDPSDGGGWCECDACAAMGSPSDRALTLANEAADAINKLELGPKYVGMYAYNDHSPPPNIKAHPRVVISVATSFIRGGYTVEELVSGWQSQEAVLGIRDYHDVFAWSHDAPRRARGGQIDYLTRTIPWFYEHGARFMNSENMDSWGANGLGYWLTPQLLWDVENAERVDALIDDFLSKAFATAHEPMREFYRLLNLDHDSVRSHEDVVARLYRQLQEATTATTDERVLARLNDLVLYVRYLELYGEYRAASGKDRQRLFEQVWRHAYRIRDRMLLSTVALCHRDRFRDRSVTVPEQANYSVPEADNPWKSSRPFDDAELRDILEAGIAANQPTVLNFDARVFSADLVPATRLGLAPVKPGRYDNRNRGRQQVFTWLPKDAREITLQVTGGLIAHYRDRGPVRFALHSDQEVRLEAVATDDSVPPDGEPRSVVLRSPHQGLHRLEWNDGSDMTQVVWPDDLPMTVRSTLDEPMRLGGRWDLYFYVPEGTSIVGGYSDSTRGRLVDGAGNLQFDFGTLDAAGYFSVNVPEGQDGALWKFVDSRGSRMLMTVPPYLATSLETLLLPREVVAADQQDH, from the coding sequence GTGAGCGTCGCCGTTAATGGTCAGGCTCAGTTGCCCATTGCTGTGTCGCCGGACGCGGCAGGCGAGGTTCGTGTCGCGGCTCAGGAGCTGGCGGACACGTTGTCTCGTATCAGCGGCGGATCGTTCCAGCTTCGCACAGAACCTGTGGAAGCGGCAATCTTTGTCGGGACGCTGTCTGACTTTCCGCAACTGCCCTTCGACACGGCATTCGATTTGAACGCTGATCAACGCGATCAGTTCCTGTTGAGGACCTTCGATAAGAGTCTGTATTTGATTGGTACAACGCCGGCGGCTGTGGAATGTGCCGTGTGGGACCTCCTGCATCGACAGGGGTATCGCCTGTTTTTTCTTACCGACACGTGGGAAGTCGTACCGCAAAAGGCGACGATCGATGTGGCGTTGAATACGACTGTGCGCCCCGATTACATCACGCGCCAGGCGCCGCGGGGTGCTCCGTGGTCTGATCGCGAACTGGTCAGGCGATGGCAGAAACGCAATCGGATGAATTCGTCGTTCGTCCTAAACACTGGGCACGCTTATGGTGGCATTCGTCGTCGCAACAAACAGGCGTTTGCCGAACACCCGGAATACTTCGCACTGGTTGGTGACGAAAGACCGACGGGCGGCGACGCGAAGTTCTGCGTTAGTAATCCGGGACTGCGAAAACTTGTTGTGGCTGACGCGGTGGCTCAGATAAAGGCCAAACCTACACAGGACAGCATTTCGATGGACCCGTCAGACGGCGGCGGGTGGTGCGAATGCGACGCGTGCGCAGCGATGGGTAGTCCCAGCGATCGTGCGTTGACGCTGGCGAACGAAGCGGCTGACGCCATTAACAAGTTGGAACTCGGACCCAAATATGTGGGCATGTATGCGTACAACGATCACAGTCCGCCGCCAAACATCAAGGCTCATCCCCGCGTTGTGATCAGCGTGGCGACATCCTTTATTCGCGGCGGCTATACGGTGGAAGAACTGGTGTCTGGCTGGCAGAGCCAGGAAGCCGTCCTTGGCATTCGCGATTATCACGATGTGTTTGCGTGGAGTCACGACGCGCCGCGACGAGCTCGCGGTGGGCAAATCGATTACCTGACTCGCACGATCCCGTGGTTCTACGAACACGGTGCTCGATTTATGAATTCGGAGAACATGGACAGCTGGGGCGCCAACGGACTCGGCTATTGGCTCACTCCGCAACTGCTGTGGGATGTCGAAAATGCCGAACGGGTGGATGCATTGATCGACGACTTCCTGAGTAAGGCCTTCGCGACGGCCCATGAACCGATGCGGGAATTCTATCGCCTGCTGAATCTCGATCACGATTCCGTACGGTCTCATGAAGATGTTGTCGCTCGGCTCTACCGGCAACTTCAGGAAGCCACGACAGCCACAACCGACGAACGCGTGCTGGCTCGACTGAACGACTTGGTCTTGTATGTCCGGTATTTGGAATTGTACGGCGAATATCGAGCGGCTTCCGGCAAGGATCGCCAGCGGTTGTTCGAACAGGTGTGGCGACACGCGTATCGCATTCGAGATCGCATGTTGCTGTCGACGGTCGCTTTGTGCCATCGAGATCGGTTTCGCGATCGTTCTGTGACGGTGCCCGAACAGGCCAACTACAGCGTGCCGGAAGCGGATAATCCGTGGAAGAGTAGTCGGCCATTCGACGACGCGGAACTTCGCGACATTCTGGAAGCCGGCATCGCCGCGAATCAGCCGACCGTTTTGAATTTCGATGCCAGGGTGTTCAGTGCGGATCTTGTTCCAGCAACGAGACTCGGCCTCGCTCCCGTCAAACCCGGTCGATACGACAATCGCAATCGAGGTCGGCAGCAGGTGTTCACGTGGCTTCCGAAGGACGCCCGCGAGATCACGCTGCAGGTCACCGGCGGTTTGATCGCTCACTACCGAGACCGCGGGCCAGTTCGGTTTGCGTTGCATTCTGATCAGGAGGTCCGTCTGGAAGCGGTCGCCACGGACGACAGCGTACCTCCGGATGGGGAGCCACGTTCGGTGGTTCTGCGCAGTCCGCATCAGGGCCTGCACCGCCTCGAATGGAATGACGGGAGCGACATGACTCAGGTCGTCTGGCCCGACGATCTGCCGATGACCGTGCGTTCGACTTTAGACGAACCTATGCGTCTGGGCGGCCGCTGGGACCTGTACTTCTACGTTCCCGAAGGGACATCAATTGTGGGCGGATACAGTGACAGCACCCGCGGACGCTTGGTTGATGGGGCAGGCAATCTGCAGTTCGACTTCGGCACACTGGACGCCGCAGGATATTTCAGCGTCAACGTGCCGGAAGGCCAGGACGGCGCGCTGTGGAAGTTCGTGGATTCACGAGGCAGCCGGATGCTGATGACGGTGCCACCGTACCTGGCGACCAGCCTGGAAACTCTGCTGCTGCCGCGCGAAGTTGTCGCGGCAGATCAGCAAGACCATTAG
- a CDS encoding TadE/TadG family type IV pilus assembly protein, whose translation MIGKRLISNSARAHHDEKRRGVGRCGEKRRGVAALEAAVVTPMLLVLVLGTIEMGTALRASTIMQSAVREAGRLASMDWRYIVADDDTPNAKLVRDLRNFVTASGLPGDQLTVSVIHADGDDEGENFDLTDPDNNLKLIKIELSLPYSQISLWPNRYLGGSNVNARLIMRAGMGAGLAH comes from the coding sequence ATGATCGGTAAACGACTAATAAGTAATTCAGCTCGAGCCCACCACGACGAAAAACGTCGTGGTGTCGGACGTTGCGGCGAAAAGCGTCGCGGTGTTGCAGCTCTGGAAGCCGCCGTTGTCACGCCCATGCTGCTGGTTTTGGTGCTGGGCACCATTGAAATGGGAACAGCTTTGCGAGCCAGCACGATCATGCAGTCAGCCGTCCGCGAAGCCGGCCGCCTGGCCAGCATGGACTGGCGTTATATCGTGGCTGATGACGACACACCCAACGCGAAATTGGTGCGAGACCTCAGAAACTTTGTGACGGCATCTGGACTTCCTGGTGACCAGTTGACCGTCAGCGTGATCCATGCGGATGGAGACGACGAGGGAGAAAACTTCGACCTGACCGACCCTGACAACAATCTTAAGCTAATCAAAATCGAACTGTCGTTGCCGTATTCTCAAATCAGTCTTTGGCCCAATCGCTATTTGGGTGGTTCCAACGTGAACGCAAGATTGATCATGCGAGCCGGCATGGGGGCAGGGCTGGCTCATTAG
- a CDS encoding anthranilate synthase component II yields MIFLLDNYDSFTYNLVQRIGEIDPSIEIRVERNDQTSIDAIEELQPERIIISPGPCTPSDAGISRDVIRHFGPKLPVLGVCLGHQSLADVYGAKVVRAERLMHGKTSEIEHDGTGIFTGLPNPFTATRYHSLIVPRETIPDCLHVTAWVNDESHGYEVMGLQHKEFPVHGVQFHPESFLTEKGFDLLRNFLTV; encoded by the coding sequence ATGATCTTTCTTCTCGATAACTACGATTCGTTCACCTACAACCTCGTGCAACGAATCGGCGAAATCGATCCATCAATCGAAATCCGCGTTGAGCGAAATGATCAGACGTCGATCGATGCGATCGAAGAACTGCAGCCTGAACGCATCATTATTTCGCCAGGCCCCTGCACGCCTTCCGATGCCGGGATTTCCCGAGACGTCATTCGCCACTTCGGACCAAAGCTACCCGTGCTGGGAGTCTGTCTCGGGCACCAAAGCCTGGCAGACGTGTACGGCGCAAAGGTCGTGCGAGCCGAACGGCTGATGCACGGCAAGACGTCTGAGATCGAACACGACGGGACCGGAATCTTTACCGGCCTGCCGAACCCGTTCACGGCCACTCGATATCACAGCCTCATCGTGCCGCGAGAAACCATTCCTGATTGCCTGCACGTGACTGCGTGGGTGAACGACGAAAGTCACGGCTATGAAGTGATGGGCCTGCAGCACAAAGAATTCCCCGTCCATGGCGTGCAGTTTCATCCGGAAAGTTTCCTCACCGAAAAGGGCTTCGACCTGCTTCGCAACTTTCTGACGGTGTGA
- a CDS encoding vWA domain-containing protein, whose amino-acid sequence MKHSRIHDAVVRLNEERRKGVFFVLAIIALMGAMTFVGMSVDLGMITVTKTRMQSTADAAALAAVQEIVVAIRQAGLDGVDDPGEVQAAAATAARNMAEEIVSMNGFYVDKTQDVILGTRVLAQDGVNFTETWGTPPYNLVKVQIRKTNSDPTAADAKLPLIFAPVTGERAQAISADASAFIESRDMVAVLDYSGSMMFDSIFRSQTVNRLGQTAVEDGLDDIWDALVASDVRFSDDTLTKKFPTEGFGAINSYEGVSISSGDTDTIFDQLHLDGSYGNDDGSNSNADNDSDNSTDFVRFYDYDNYSSLLVELGPGTYNLNTMGGNIDDDINSFKVPQGFTVTLWDFENEGGWQFGPKTSNVSSMGGYGNDAEWIVITGDETEESYVPFPQEGKDGNGTLKGKPTKQESEAMWKDYIKFTKNNLSTWGYEKKYGYRTLMHYLIDKKTRNNQSEDLWRAPIYPHHAMKEGVTMLATFLDNLGYGDHLGLVTYATNARIETGLWDDGAGVTVDLGDNHLTEEVMDIDTIQRHKQAAHYNNSTGIGYALEDAKSLLDDQSRYGAQKAILLMTDGQSNQYPNGWDSDDLPNGWSWNDITDFDGDGTADVVFDSSYDGGGNGDGNWKAAMHTFVRAKEAYDAGYIIHTISVGDGADTTLMSAIASLTGGEYVHIASGTSNAEMESQLEAAFAVLAGRVPPARLLIDGD is encoded by the coding sequence ATGAAACATTCACGAATCCATGACGCCGTTGTGCGTTTGAATGAGGAACGCCGTAAAGGCGTGTTCTTTGTGCTCGCCATCATTGCATTGATGGGAGCGATGACTTTTGTCGGAATGTCGGTGGATCTGGGGATGATCACCGTCACCAAGACTCGCATGCAGTCGACCGCTGATGCGGCCGCTTTGGCGGCTGTGCAGGAAATTGTCGTGGCCATTCGACAGGCAGGACTCGATGGCGTTGATGATCCCGGCGAGGTTCAGGCGGCGGCCGCCACGGCTGCTCGAAACATGGCAGAAGAAATCGTCAGTATGAACGGCTTCTACGTCGACAAAACTCAGGACGTGATTCTGGGGACGCGAGTGTTGGCTCAGGACGGCGTGAACTTTACGGAAACGTGGGGGACGCCGCCGTATAACCTGGTCAAGGTACAGATCCGTAAAACCAACTCGGATCCGACCGCGGCGGACGCCAAGCTGCCGCTGATCTTCGCACCCGTCACCGGCGAACGTGCTCAGGCGATCTCTGCGGATGCATCTGCGTTTATTGAATCGCGCGACATGGTTGCTGTTTTGGACTATTCCGGATCGATGATGTTCGACAGCATTTTCCGGTCACAAACTGTAAACCGACTTGGTCAAACGGCTGTTGAAGACGGGCTGGATGATATCTGGGACGCTCTGGTGGCTTCAGATGTGCGTTTCAGTGATGACACGCTCACTAAGAAGTTTCCGACGGAAGGATTTGGCGCCATCAACAGCTATGAAGGAGTGTCCATTTCCAGCGGCGACACCGACACCATCTTTGATCAGCTACACCTCGACGGCAGTTACGGAAATGATGATGGCTCAAACAGCAACGCTGACAATGACAGCGACAACAGTACAGATTTCGTCAGGTTCTATGACTACGATAATTACAGCTCGCTGTTGGTCGAACTTGGCCCTGGAACCTACAACCTGAATACCATGGGGGGCAACATTGATGACGACATCAATTCTTTTAAGGTTCCCCAGGGGTTTACCGTTACGCTCTGGGACTTTGAAAATGAGGGTGGATGGCAATTCGGCCCGAAGACCTCAAACGTTAGTTCGATGGGCGGCTACGGCAATGACGCTGAATGGATCGTGATCACTGGCGACGAAACTGAAGAATCGTATGTTCCGTTTCCACAGGAAGGAAAAGATGGGAATGGGACTTTGAAAGGAAAGCCGACGAAACAAGAAAGCGAAGCGATGTGGAAAGACTACATCAAATTCACCAAGAATAACCTCAGCACCTGGGGCTACGAAAAGAAATACGGATACCGAACGCTGATGCACTATCTGATTGATAAAAAGACACGAAACAACCAGTCAGAAGACCTGTGGCGAGCTCCGATCTATCCGCATCATGCGATGAAAGAAGGAGTCACTATGTTGGCAACGTTCCTTGATAACCTGGGATACGGCGACCACCTGGGCCTCGTGACGTACGCAACGAACGCTCGCATCGAAACAGGACTCTGGGACGACGGTGCCGGTGTCACTGTGGACCTGGGTGACAACCACCTGACCGAAGAAGTGATGGACATCGATACGATCCAACGTCACAAGCAGGCGGCTCACTACAACAACTCCACCGGTATCGGCTACGCCCTCGAAGATGCAAAAAGTCTGTTGGACGATCAAAGCCGGTATGGTGCTCAAAAAGCCATTCTGCTGATGACCGACGGTCAGTCCAACCAGTATCCGAATGGCTGGGATTCGGACGACCTGCCAAACGGCTGGAGCTGGAACGACATCACAGACTTCGACGGCGACGGAACAGCGGATGTCGTCTTTGACAGCAGCTACGACGGCGGCGGAAACGGTGATGGAAACTGGAAAGCTGCCATGCACACCTTTGTGCGGGCCAAAGAAGCGTACGACGCCGGATACATCATCCACACGATTTCTGTGGGTGACGGAGCGGACACGACGTTGATGTCGGCAATCGCTTCGCTGACCGGCGGCGAGTATGTTCATATTGCGTCAGGCACTTCCAACGCTGAAATGGAATCTCAACTGGAAGCGGCCTTTGCCGTGCTGGCTGGTCGAGTTCCACCGGCTCGATTGTTGATCGATGGCGACTAG
- a CDS encoding type I restriction endonuclease, with product MELFDTLTRLSSRLESQRELLGTEEATKNAVIMPIINALGYNVFDPTEVIPEFTADVGVKKGEKVDYAIVIGGEPTILLECKGINTKLDFKHASQLYRYFGVTAARFAVLTNGQHFWFYTDLDSPNKMDTKAFFKFDLDDFDARDVAELSKFAKSVFNLENILANATELKFTQQLSAVLAAEVESPSDDLVRHLTSQIYEGRFTAGVCEQFRPLVKSAFRDLINERLSNRLKSALQGVDAEAERSETSDPAGPDDGIDTTAEEVEGFHIVRAILAKHIPIKRVVMRDTKSYCGVLLDDNNRKPICRLHFNGSKKYLGMFDADKNETRNPIDRLEEIYGFEEQIVASVHRYDGNVDVSTAAEPG from the coding sequence ATGGAACTGTTCGATACGCTTACGCGGCTTTCTTCACGCTTGGAGTCCCAGCGGGAACTCCTTGGAACAGAAGAAGCGACTAAGAATGCCGTGATTATGCCAATCATCAATGCGCTCGGGTACAACGTATTCGACCCGACCGAGGTGATCCCCGAATTCACAGCCGACGTCGGCGTAAAGAAGGGCGAGAAGGTAGACTACGCAATTGTTATTGGCGGTGAGCCAACGATTCTTCTTGAGTGCAAAGGCATCAACACCAAGCTCGACTTCAAACATGCGTCACAACTCTACCGCTACTTCGGAGTAACTGCTGCACGGTTTGCTGTGCTCACCAACGGCCAACACTTTTGGTTCTATACTGATCTCGATTCACCCAACAAGATGGACACGAAGGCGTTCTTTAAGTTTGACTTGGACGACTTCGACGCCCGCGATGTTGCGGAACTTAGCAAGTTTGCGAAGTCAGTTTTCAACTTGGAGAACATTCTCGCGAACGCAACTGAGCTGAAGTTCACACAACAGCTCAGTGCAGTCCTTGCCGCTGAGGTTGAATCGCCATCAGACGATTTGGTGAGACACCTAACGTCGCAAATCTATGAAGGTAGGTTCACAGCAGGCGTCTGCGAGCAATTCAGGCCACTTGTGAAGTCAGCTTTTCGGGACTTAATCAACGAGCGACTGAGCAATCGACTCAAGTCTGCCTTGCAGGGTGTTGACGCTGAAGCGGAACGCTCTGAAACGTCAGACCCCGCCGGCCCTGATGATGGGATCGATACAACGGCAGAAGAGGTTGAGGGATTTCACATTGTTCGAGCAATCCTCGCAAAACATATTCCCATCAAACGTGTCGTAATGCGGGACACGAAGAGCTACTGTGGGGTTCTGCTCGACGACAACAACAGGAAACCAATTTGCCGATTGCATTTCAATGGTTCTAAGAAGTACCTGGGCATGTTCGACGCCGACAAGAATGAGACTCGGAACCCGATTGATCGCTTGGAAGAGATTTACGGATTCGAAGAACAAATCGTGGCAAGTGTTCATCGATATGACGGGAACGTTGATGTGAGCACTGCTGCAGAACCAGGTTAA
- a CDS encoding glycogen/starch/alpha-glucan phosphorylase, with amino-acid sequence MPNSSPKTQAHTDMSNTEAGLGPVDQEIYRHLNFTLGHHHEEVNKEYLYRALAISVRDRLIAQWNDTQEKMDGTERKRVYYLSLEFLIGRSLTNAILNLDLEDSVRDALQSYGTTLEEAAEQEHDAGLGNGGLGRLAACFLDSCANLKLPVVGYGIRYEYGMFNQRIENGRQVEDPDHWLRGGNPWELARPEDSRRIHFYGNTEYGVDANGEPYGSWANSYDVLAVPYDMPIPGFRNGTVNTLRLWKSSATAEFNLEEFNAGGYSEAVAQKNLAEQISMVLYPNDSSENGKELRLKQQYFLVSASLQDVLHNWVAQYGKDFTNFGERNCFQLNDTHPACAVPELMRLLMDEYGLGWDKAWKITTSCMAYTNHTLLPEALERWSVSLYGRLLPRLMDIIREIDARFMKELAQKFPNQPELYGRMSLIDGGHDPHVRMAYLAIVGSFSVNGVAGLHTELLKSGLFADFYKLWPKKFNNKTNGVTQRRWLSHCNPGLRDLVTETIGSDWQTDLEKISDLAPYAEDASFRTRWQAVKRHNKSALIDYVAQRTGVHFGLDALFDVQVKRIHEYKRQLLNVLHVIHLYDRICQGDTADMVPRCVLIGGKAAPGYHIAKLIIKLINDVANVVNNEPKANELLKLVFLPNYRVSAMEVICPATELSEQISTAGKEASGTGNMKFMMNGALTIGALDGANIEIREQVGKENFFLFGQTAAEVAKTRQAYDPNAIIAGDADVERVLTLLEGGHFNPTEPGIFSVLTSGLRNPHDPWVTIADFRSFIDAQKAVNKAYTDQQDWNRMSILNTAASGWFSSDRTIQQYADEIWNVKPLN; translated from the coding sequence ATGCCCAACTCATCCCCGAAAACGCAGGCTCATACCGACATGTCGAACACTGAAGCTGGTCTTGGCCCAGTCGATCAGGAAATTTACCGTCACCTGAACTTCACGCTGGGACATCATCACGAAGAAGTCAATAAGGAGTATCTGTACCGAGCTCTGGCGATTTCCGTGCGCGACCGTTTGATCGCTCAATGGAACGATACCCAGGAGAAAATGGACGGCACCGAGCGGAAACGTGTCTACTACCTGTCGCTTGAGTTTCTGATCGGCCGCTCGCTGACCAATGCCATTCTGAATCTCGACCTGGAAGATTCTGTTCGTGATGCACTGCAGTCTTACGGAACAACACTGGAAGAAGCGGCCGAACAGGAACATGACGCCGGTTTGGGCAACGGCGGACTCGGTCGACTGGCTGCCTGTTTTCTGGACAGCTGTGCCAACCTGAAGCTGCCCGTCGTGGGTTATGGAATTCGCTACGAATACGGAATGTTTAATCAGCGGATCGAAAACGGTCGGCAGGTTGAAGATCCCGATCACTGGCTGCGTGGTGGCAATCCATGGGAACTGGCGCGACCCGAAGATTCGCGGCGCATTCACTTTTACGGCAACACAGAATACGGAGTGGACGCCAACGGAGAGCCATACGGAAGCTGGGCGAATAGCTATGACGTTCTGGCTGTCCCGTATGACATGCCGATCCCAGGCTTTCGTAACGGGACCGTCAACACGCTTCGGCTTTGGAAATCGTCGGCTACGGCTGAATTCAACCTGGAAGAATTCAACGCCGGCGGCTACTCCGAAGCTGTCGCTCAGAAGAATCTGGCCGAACAGATTTCGATGGTGTTGTACCCCAACGATTCCAGCGAAAACGGCAAAGAGCTGCGTCTGAAGCAACAGTACTTTCTGGTCTCTGCCAGCCTGCAGGACGTCCTTCATAACTGGGTGGCTCAGTACGGCAAAGATTTCACGAACTTCGGTGAGCGGAATTGTTTTCAGCTAAACGATACTCACCCCGCTTGTGCCGTTCCTGAGTTGATGCGGCTGCTGATGGACGAATACGGTTTGGGTTGGGACAAGGCCTGGAAGATCACGACAAGCTGCATGGCGTACACCAATCACACATTGCTGCCGGAAGCTTTGGAACGCTGGTCGGTGTCTTTGTACGGCCGCCTGCTGCCACGGCTGATGGATATCATCCGCGAAATTGACGCTCGCTTTATGAAGGAACTGGCGCAGAAGTTTCCAAACCAGCCGGAACTCTACGGTCGCATGTCTCTGATCGACGGTGGCCACGATCCTCATGTGCGCATGGCCTACCTGGCCATCGTCGGTAGCTTTTCTGTGAACGGCGTGGCTGGGCTGCACACCGAATTGTTGAAGTCCGGCCTGTTTGCCGACTTCTACAAACTGTGGCCGAAAAAGTTCAACAACAAGACCAACGGAGTCACTCAACGACGCTGGCTTAGCCACTGCAATCCGGGCCTGCGTGACCTTGTGACTGAAACCATCGGAAGCGACTGGCAAACGGATCTGGAGAAGATTTCGGACCTCGCACCATACGCCGAAGACGCTTCGTTTCGAACTCGCTGGCAGGCCGTCAAACGCCACAATAAGTCGGCTCTGATCGACTATGTCGCACAGCGTACCGGAGTCCATTTTGGTCTGGACGCATTGTTTGACGTGCAGGTGAAGCGAATTCACGAATACAAGCGGCAGTTGTTGAACGTGCTGCATGTCATTCATTTGTACGACCGCATCTGCCAGGGCGATACGGCAGACATGGTGCCTCGCTGCGTCCTGATCGGTGGCAAGGCCGCTCCTGGCTATCACATTGCGAAGTTGATTATCAAGCTGATCAACGATGTTGCCAACGTCGTGAATAATGAACCCAAAGCCAACGAACTGTTGAAGTTGGTGTTCCTGCCAAACTACCGGGTTTCTGCAATGGAAGTGATCTGCCCGGCCACTGAACTGTCTGAACAGATTTCGACGGCCGGAAAAGAAGCGTCCGGCACCGGCAACATGAAGTTCATGATGAATGGAGCGTTAACGATCGGTGCGCTGGACGGAGCGAACATCGAAATTCGCGAGCAGGTTGGCAAAGAGAACTTTTTCCTGTTCGGTCAGACGGCCGCCGAAGTCGCAAAGACACGCCAAGCTTATGACCCGAATGCGATTATTGCGGGCGACGCGGATGTTGAACGAGTGCTGACTTTGCTGGAAGGCGGCCACTTTAATCCGACGGAACCAGGCATCTTTAGCGTTCTGACGTCGGGACTGCGGAACCCCCACGACCCATGGGTCACCATCGCAGACTTCCGCAGCTTCATCGACGCACAAAAGGCCGTGAACAAAGCGTACACCGATCAGCAGGATTGGAATCGCATGAGTATCCTGAATACGGCGGCCAGCGGCTGGTTCTCCAGCGACCGCACAATTCAGCAGTATGCAGACGAGATCTGGAACGTGAAGCCATTGAATTAG
- a CDS encoding TadE/TadG family type IV pilus assembly protein, protein MRLITRKIHSTADAENRRGTALVETAVVLPIFFLLLFAFIEFGHCFMTIHTMNSAARRAARLGVGDGSTTADVKKTAKDILGAAINADLDDVKIWVKDGSSFDDVALDAGDISYDDLPDVNIEDLEPRSLFLVRVQVPYHQIGILGPRWVRGLNLYGQSVMRKE, encoded by the coding sequence ATGCGGCTCATCACCCGCAAAATACATTCGACTGCCGACGCTGAAAACCGCCGGGGCACAGCCCTCGTGGAGACAGCCGTCGTGCTGCCGATCTTCTTTCTGCTGCTGTTTGCGTTCATCGAATTTGGTCACTGCTTTATGACCATTCACACGATGAATTCGGCCGCTCGCCGAGCCGCTCGCCTGGGAGTCGGTGATGGCAGCACGACGGCCGACGTCAAGAAAACGGCCAAGGATATTCTGGGCGCCGCCATCAATGCCGACCTTGACGACGTCAAAATCTGGGTGAAGGACGGTAGCTCGTTTGATGATGTCGCACTGGATGCTGGCGACATTTCGTACGACGACCTGCCTGACGTCAACATTGAAGATCTGGAACCTCGCAGTCTGTTTCTGGTTCGCGTTCAGGTGCCGTATCACCAGATTGGCATTCTGGGCCCTCGCTGGGTCCGTGGCCTGAACCTGTACGGCCAGTCCGTGATGAGAAAGGAATAG